From Chryseobacterium gallinarum, one genomic window encodes:
- a CDS encoding choice-of-anchor L domain-containing protein, whose product MRRYLPLYLFFLVVSTSLFSQDLPPRKNPKEKAVSATSRRAGAFIDVNAPGYAETAYTIDKLVKDVLISSGTNTCVTPSVSNVKITPNQAVGEADRAWGYFHKAATNFPFKDGIILSTGYARRGGNTIEDHLGDSNGGGSDADLAQAVGVAANRLNDAVLLEFDFVPTTSQIKFNYILASEEYSDSYPCSYADAFAILLRPTSGGPYTNMAVLPNGAGPVSITNIHPAITGFVNCPAVNEQYFGGYNTANIETNFNGRTVPLTATATVVAGQEYHFKMVIADYSDTNYDSAVFLEGGSFNIGVELLDPSGATLPSDINVCDNVPQVITASVSDPNLLYQWYYNGTPVPGATTNVITATQPGTYTIEVSVPGNPCPGKASVQIHGGTTPQAQDATLLLCTTPDITTFDFSTIMQTISPTPGAVFKFYENQADAVAQNNNNIQNILNYNGTDGQIIYVVVSNGAFCSKLVELKLLKEVTPTAELKSSRIKVCPGESVTLTAGGGNTYLWNNFPGTGDTQTVTLHQTTTFTVYAIGEKGCRSLNPATIRIEVTPEIKSPLTDVEMCLGDKVTLDAGAGPNYQYTWSTGATTQKIEVDQWGIYTVEIDNGFCKKQFSVKVMGAATPYITGLNYESIKKTLTVTAENPPMNNTPSTLEYSIDNGIVWQQSNVFSGLLDNTNYTILVRRVGTHCVGSLDFFTLQINNVITPNEDGINDVLDLKALGRFNNFSGSVYDRYGVEMFRFSKENPVWDGTVGGKRLPTATYWYKFNFDYPKSKAQMNWSGWIMLKNRE is encoded by the coding sequence ATGAGAAGATACCTACCGCTTTATTTATTTTTTTTAGTCGTCTCGACTTCTCTGTTTTCACAAGACCTTCCCCCCAGAAAAAATCCTAAGGAAAAAGCAGTCAGCGCTACCTCCAGAAGAGCAGGAGCCTTTATTGACGTGAATGCTCCGGGGTATGCTGAAACGGCTTATACTATAGACAAACTGGTAAAAGATGTTTTGATATCATCAGGAACCAATACCTGTGTGACGCCCAGTGTATCCAATGTAAAAATTACTCCTAATCAGGCAGTAGGTGAAGCAGACAGGGCATGGGGATATTTTCACAAAGCCGCCACTAATTTTCCCTTCAAGGACGGGATTATACTTTCTACAGGATATGCAAGGAGAGGAGGTAATACCATTGAGGATCACCTTGGAGACAGCAATGGAGGAGGTTCTGATGCAGATCTGGCGCAAGCTGTAGGCGTAGCGGCCAACAGATTAAATGATGCCGTATTGCTTGAATTTGACTTTGTTCCTACGACTTCTCAGATTAAGTTTAACTATATACTGGCATCTGAAGAATATTCAGATTCTTATCCGTGTAGCTATGCGGATGCCTTTGCCATATTACTCAGACCTACTTCCGGAGGACCTTATACCAATATGGCGGTACTGCCTAATGGTGCGGGCCCGGTAAGTATTACCAATATCCACCCTGCCATTACAGGATTTGTAAACTGCCCTGCTGTGAACGAACAGTATTTCGGAGGCTATAACACAGCGAATATTGAAACTAATTTTAACGGAAGAACAGTTCCGCTTACGGCCACAGCTACGGTGGTAGCAGGACAGGAATATCACTTTAAAATGGTGATTGCAGACTATAGTGATACCAATTATGATTCTGCCGTATTCCTGGAAGGAGGCTCTTTTAATATCGGAGTAGAACTTTTGGATCCGAGCGGGGCGACATTGCCTTCCGATATTAATGTCTGTGACAATGTTCCTCAGGTGATCACTGCTTCTGTAAGTGATCCGAATTTGCTATACCAATGGTATTATAATGGTACGCCTGTTCCAGGTGCTACTACAAATGTAATAACAGCCACTCAACCCGGAACATATACCATTGAAGTAAGTGTGCCGGGGAATCCGTGCCCGGGTAAAGCCTCTGTACAGATTCACGGAGGAACCACTCCACAGGCACAGGATGCTACCTTGCTCCTCTGTACCACTCCGGATATTACGACCTTTGATTTCAGCACAATCATGCAGACCATAAGCCCGACGCCGGGAGCGGTATTTAAGTTTTATGAAAACCAGGCAGATGCAGTAGCACAAAATAATAACAACATTCAGAACATATTAAACTATAATGGAACTGATGGACAGATCATCTATGTGGTAGTTTCGAACGGAGCTTTCTGCAGTAAATTGGTAGAACTGAAATTACTTAAAGAAGTTACTCCTACAGCAGAGCTAAAATCTTCCAGAATTAAAGTTTGCCCGGGAGAGTCTGTTACCCTTACTGCCGGCGGAGGAAATACCTATTTATGGAATAATTTCCCGGGTACAGGAGATACACAAACTGTAACGCTGCACCAGACAACAACATTTACGGTATATGCTATCGGAGAAAAAGGTTGTCGATCATTAAACCCTGCAACCATCAGAATAGAAGTTACTCCTGAAATCAAGTCACCTCTTACCGATGTTGAAATGTGTCTGGGAGATAAGGTTACATTGGATGCCGGAGCCGGCCCTAATTATCAGTATACCTGGAGCACCGGAGCTACCACACAAAAAATAGAGGTAGATCAATGGGGAATCTATACCGTGGAAATTGATAACGGGTTCTGTAAAAAACAATTTTCAGTGAAAGTAATGGGAGCGGCGACTCCGTATATCACCGGCCTTAATTATGAAAGTATCAAAAAAACATTAACGGTTACTGCGGAGAATCCTCCTATGAATAATACGCCAAGCACTCTGGAATATTCTATTGATAATGGAATTGTCTGGCAGCAGTCTAATGTGTTTTCAGGGCTTTTGGATAATACAAACTATACTATTCTGGTAAGAAGGGTGGGAACCCATTGCGTGGGATCGCTTGATTTCTTTACTTTACAGATCAATAATGTAATTACCCCTAATGAGGACGGAATTAATGATGTTCTGGACCTTAAAGCTCTTGGACGTTTCAATAACTTTTCAGGTTCTGTCTATGACAGATATGGGGTGGAAATGTTCAGGTTCTCTAAAGAAAATCCGGTTTGGGACGGAACAGTAGGAGGAAAAAGATTGCCTACAGCTACGTACTGGTACAAGTTTAATTTTGATTACCCTAAATCAAAAGCTCAGATGAACTGGTCCGGATGGATTATGCTGAAAAACAGGGAATAA